In Pochonia chlamydosporia 170 chromosome Unknown PCv3seq00009, whole genome shotgun sequence, a genomic segment contains:
- a CDS encoding glucose-methanol-choline (gmc) oxidoreductase (similar to Aspergillus niger CBS 513.88 XP_001396759.1) yields MSTFEPGKEYDVILAGGGTAACIIAGRLAEADPNLSVLVVEQGPNNLNNPTIVTPAIYPSHLQPGSKTALFYKSNKEEALNGREAIVPAGGILGGGSSINFMMYTRAQGCDYDSWKTEGWDSKTLLQFARKLETYHNDTPGVNKDLHGYNGPINVSTGTYGCASTQDDIIEGAKATGEKEIVDLQDFKSSNGISRWLRYICPRGTRQDTAHRYVHPLMASGKAPNLHLLVDSTVTRVIFEGKRAVGIEYRATAPITGEESKTSTVKAKLVVVSAGALGTPQILERSGVGSAEVLNKLDIPVVSDLPGVGEEYQDHHLIGYPYKTSLPPDQTLDALLGGRLDFADALKEKNPLMGWNGIDLAAKIRPTEEEVAQLGPEFKELWDRDFKNQTDRPLMLLAVVNFSLTDPATIIKEVGGPCQCITMGCYTAYPYSRGDIHITSKDPMAPPSFNTGFLSHPADVKKLLWAYKKQREIFRRTNCYDGEITVGHPKFREGSKAALSDKRAADGRFTSLEDRRRLNPIEYDAEDDAAIEDWIRENMNTTWHSLGTCKMAPRENKGVVDKDLNVYGTEGLKLADLSICPENVGANTNNTALIVGEKAAWIIGKELGLSISA; encoded by the exons ATGAGTACCTTTGAGCCAGGAAAGGAGTACGATGTTATTCTTGCTGGGGGTGGGACAGCAGCATGTATTATCGCCGGTCGTTTGGCGGAAGCGGATCCGAATTTGTCAGTCTTGGTGGTTGAGCAAGGCCCGAATAACTTGAACAATCCAACAATTGTCACGCCAGCCATTTACCCGTCGCACCTGCAGCCAGGCTCCAAGACGGCACTGTTCTACAAGTCCAACAAGGAGGAGGCGCTGAATGGTCGAGAGGCGATTGTCCCGGCTGGTGGTATTCTCGGTGGCGGCTCATCCATCAACTTTATGATGTATACTAGAG CTCAGGGATGCGACTATGATTCCTGGAAAACTGAGGGCTGGGATTCAAAGACTTTGCTGCAGTTTGCCAGGAAGCTCGAGACGTACCACAATGACACACCGGGTGTGAACAAGGACCTTCACGGCTATAATGGCCCTATCAATGTCTCAACCGGTACCTATGGATGCGCAAGCACCCAGGACGATATCATAGAAGGCGCCAAGGCCACCGGCGAGAAAGAGATTGTCGATTTGCAAGACTTCAAGTCTTCCAATGGCATCTCCCGATGGTTGCGGTATATCTGCCCCCGTGGTACCCGTCAAGATACGGCGCATAGATATGTCCACCCACTCATGGCATCTGGTAAAGCTCCCAATCTGCACCTCCTGGTTGACAGCACCGTAACTCGTGTCATTTTCGAGGGAAAGCGCGCCGTTGGTATCGAGTACCGAGCCACGGCCCCTATCACAGGCGAGGAGAGTAAGACCTCTACTGTCAAGGCTAAGCTGGTGGTCGTATCGGCCGGTGCCCTGGGAACACCCCAGATTCTGGAGCGATCGGGTGTGGGCAGCGCTGAAGTCCTGAACAAGCTGGATATCCCGGTCGTGTCGGACTTGCCTGGCGTCGGCGAGGAGTACCAAGATCACCATCTCATCGGATATCCCTACAAGACGAGCCTGCCGCCTGATCAGACTCTCGATGCACTCCTTGGCGGCCGCCTAGACTTCGCAGATGCCCTGAAGGAAAAGAATCCCCTCATGGGTTGGAACGGCATCgacttggcagccaagatACGTCCCaccgaggaagaagttgcGCAGCTTGGGCCCGAATTCAAGGAGCTCTGGGACCGTGACTTCAAAAACCAGACAGACCGACCGCTGATGCTCCTTGCAGTGGTAAACTTCTCTCTCACTGACCCTGCGACCATCATCAAAGAAGTCGGAGGACCATGCCAATGCATCACAATGGGTTGCTATACTGCGTATCCGTACTCCCGTGGTGACATTCACATCACGTCCAAAGACCCAATGGCACCCCCTTCATTCAATACAGGATTCCTATCCCACCCCGCCGATGTGAAAAAGCTCCTATGGGCGTACAAGAAGCAGCGTGAGATCTTCCGCCGCACAAACTGCTACGACGGCGAGATTACCGTTGGCCATCCCAAGTTTCGGGAGGGCAGCAAAGCCGCTCTTTCGGACAAGCGCGCTGCTGACGGACGGTTCACATCACTGGAAGACAGACGTAGGCTGAATCCAATTGAGTATGATGCGGAGGATGATGCTGCAATCGAGGACTGGATCCGAGAAAACATGAACACGACGTGGCATTCTTTGGGAACATGCAAGATGGCGCCTAGGGAAAATAAGGGCGTGGTGGATAAGGACTTGAATGTTTATGGAACTGAGGGGCTCAAACTGGCCG ATCTGTCTATTTGCCCTGAGAATGTGGGTGCAAACACGAACAATACGGCGCTGATTGTTGGCGAGAAGGCTGCTTGGATTATTGGTAAGGAACTGGGACTCTCGATTTCTGCGTAA